One genomic segment of uncultured Desulfobacter sp. includes these proteins:
- a CDS encoding hydrogenase iron-sulfur subunit, translating to MDNFEPEIVAFCCHYCAYTAADTAGTRRISYPSNVKIIRVPCTGKVDAIHLMKALEKGADGVYIAACLEGDCHFKNGNLHATAHVEKIKKSLEDLGWEPERVAMMHFSAAMGQQFAQAAEEFTEKIKALGPSPVSQAV from the coding sequence ATGGATAATTTTGAACCGGAAATCGTGGCCTTTTGTTGTCATTATTGTGCATATACCGCAGCAGATACGGCCGGCACCAGGCGGATTTCATATCCGTCCAATGTAAAAATTATACGGGTTCCCTGCACCGGTAAAGTGGATGCCATCCATCTGATGAAAGCCCTTGAAAAAGGGGCTGACGGTGTATACATAGCTGCCTGTCTGGAAGGGGACTGCCATTTTAAAAACGGCAACCTGCATGCAACGGCCCACGTGGAAAAGATCAAAAAATCCCTGGAAGACCTAGGCTGGGAACCTGAACGTGTGGCCATGATGCACTTTTCCGCAGCTATGGGTCAACAATTTGCCCAGGCGGCCGAAGAATTTACAGAAAAGATTAAAGCTTTAGGGCCAAGCCCGGTTAGTCAGGCCGTTTAA
- a CDS encoding FAD-dependent oxidoreductase, translating to MQKIKQDEKRVLVIGGGVGGIKAALDLSESRKKVLLIDSDYAIGGLMTQLDRTFPTNNCDLCTVSPHLSAKSREKFLEVSTMTELTSLSGEAGDFTATLKTAPRFIDIDKCTACGECLKKFPEAVRFNPGLDPRAPTCMRYPQATPYAYSIDMEKIDDVEALKAVCKAGAIVPDDSEQEIQINVASVVLSVGAGMFDTSVLDNYGGGKFDNVLPGLEYERIMSASGPFQGNLVRKSDQQRPKKVAWIQCVGSRGINEHDVPYCSSVCCMYALKEAMVTKERFGDDIETTIFFMDMRTFGKDYEQYFNRAKEDFGIRLIRCKPHTVIELPDKSLEITYAREELSAMEKEDFDMVVLSTGFRPSQKTIELAGTLGIDLNEHNFAKSGTIDPVTTSKDGVYVCGVFESPKDIPETMVQASAAASIAGMALDSEEWVDESANLYPPQRDVDGEDSKIGFFIVDCDGEIGQALDIDKILENAKANADVAVAEAFQLSCSFESMEKIEGLIKEHNLNRVVIGSGSPRIQETVFQDMLRRAGLNPYLLELVNLRDQNAWVHNDAPTKSLEKAFKLVQMGISGVRMAKPLTENMLPTSQNALVVGGGVTGMTSALELADQGTLTYLVDKAPVLGGQALNLSQTIEGDDVAAFVKDLVDKVSAHENIKVFTDAAVAEHTGVPGNFTTGIETGAGNACEQINHGVTILATGAKPNRPAVYGLGELDNVMTQLDLDGILENDESKIKAMEQVVMIQCAGSREGDNPNCSRICCQAAVKNALRLLDVNPDIEVFVLYRDMRTYGFWEDYYKIARDKGVKFIRFDLEHRPVVREEAGKTIVCAHDFILGQDLEIEADCVALSTGFVADADTNNELCSLFHLPRNEDGFFLEDHVKLKPVDMALHGFFLAGTAHSPKVIRESITQAHAVAGRARTMLANKEITLGAAYATVDPVMCAVCLICVRACPYDVPFINDERHSEIDPAKCRGCGICVAECPAKAIQLRAWEDDQIMAKLDGLFER from the coding sequence ATGCAAAAAATTAAACAAGACGAAAAACGCGTGCTCGTCATTGGCGGTGGCGTTGGCGGCATCAAGGCGGCCCTTGATCTTTCCGAGTCCCGGAAAAAGGTCCTGCTCATTGATTCCGACTATGCCATTGGTGGATTAATGACCCAGCTGGACCGCACTTTTCCAACCAACAATTGCGATTTATGTACAGTTTCTCCCCATCTGTCCGCAAAATCCAGGGAAAAGTTTCTTGAGGTCAGCACCATGACAGAGCTAACCAGCCTGTCCGGAGAGGCCGGTGATTTTACGGCCACATTAAAAACCGCTCCCCGGTTCATTGACATTGATAAATGTACAGCCTGTGGTGAGTGTCTGAAAAAATTTCCAGAAGCCGTTCGGTTTAACCCGGGACTTGATCCCAGGGCGCCTACCTGTATGCGGTATCCCCAGGCTACACCCTATGCCTATTCCATTGATATGGAAAAGATAGATGATGTCGAGGCGCTTAAGGCTGTATGTAAGGCCGGGGCTATTGTACCCGATGACAGTGAGCAGGAAATTCAAATTAATGTCGCATCCGTTGTCCTGAGTGTGGGCGCAGGGATGTTTGATACAAGTGTTCTGGATAATTACGGCGGCGGTAAATTTGATAATGTGCTTCCCGGTCTTGAATATGAACGGATTATGTCCGCATCCGGACCTTTCCAGGGCAATCTGGTACGAAAGTCAGACCAGCAGCGGCCGAAAAAAGTTGCCTGGATACAGTGTGTGGGATCCAGGGGTATTAACGAACACGATGTTCCCTATTGCTCAAGTGTATGCTGCATGTACGCCCTTAAAGAGGCCATGGTGACCAAGGAGCGTTTTGGTGATGATATTGAAACCACCATTTTCTTTATGGACATGCGGACCTTTGGTAAGGATTACGAGCAGTACTTCAATCGTGCCAAAGAAGATTTCGGTATCCGTTTAATCCGCTGCAAGCCCCATACCGTCATTGAACTGCCTGATAAATCGCTTGAGATCACCTATGCCAGAGAAGAGCTGTCAGCCATGGAAAAAGAGGACTTTGACATGGTTGTGCTCTCCACCGGTTTCAGGCCCAGCCAGAAAACCATTGAGCTGGCCGGGACACTTGGCATTGATTTAAACGAACACAATTTTGCCAAATCCGGCACCATTGATCCTGTGACAACTTCCAAAGACGGTGTGTATGTCTGCGGTGTTTTTGAAAGCCCCAAAGACATTCCCGAAACCATGGTTCAGGCGTCAGCTGCCGCCTCCATAGCTGGTATGGCCTTGGATAGTGAGGAGTGGGTTGATGAATCCGCTAACCTTTATCCGCCCCAAAGAGATGTTGACGGCGAAGATTCCAAAATCGGTTTCTTTATTGTTGACTGTGACGGAGAAATCGGTCAGGCCTTGGATATTGATAAAATTCTGGAAAATGCCAAAGCCAATGCTGACGTGGCAGTGGCCGAGGCGTTTCAACTGAGCTGTTCCTTTGAGTCCATGGAAAAGATCGAAGGTCTGATCAAGGAACATAACCTGAATCGTGTGGTCATTGGTTCCGGTTCCCCAAGGATTCAGGAGACTGTGTTCCAGGACATGCTCAGACGCGCAGGGCTCAATCCCTACCTGCTTGAGCTTGTTAACTTAAGAGATCAGAATGCCTGGGTACATAATGATGCCCCGACCAAATCCCTTGAAAAAGCTTTTAAGCTCGTTCAGATGGGTATCTCCGGTGTCAGAATGGCAAAACCCCTGACTGAAAATATGCTTCCCACAAGCCAGAATGCCCTTGTTGTGGGCGGTGGTGTAACCGGTATGACATCTGCCCTTGAACTGGCTGATCAGGGTACCCTCACTTATCTGGTAGATAAGGCTCCGGTACTGGGTGGCCAGGCATTGAATTTGTCTCAAACCATCGAAGGTGATGATGTGGCAGCCTTTGTCAAGGATCTTGTGGACAAGGTGTCTGCTCATGAAAATATCAAGGTGTTTACCGACGCAGCTGTTGCTGAACACACAGGTGTACCCGGAAACTTTACTACCGGCATTGAAACCGGCGCGGGCAATGCGTGTGAACAAATTAATCATGGCGTTACCATCCTTGCCACAGGCGCAAAGCCCAACCGTCCGGCCGTATATGGCTTAGGCGAACTTGACAACGTCATGACCCAGCTTGATCTTGACGGCATCCTTGAAAACGATGAAAGTAAAATCAAGGCGATGGAACAGGTGGTCATGATCCAATGTGCCGGTTCCAGGGAAGGGGATAATCCTAACTGCTCACGGATCTGCTGCCAGGCAGCCGTTAAAAATGCCCTGCGTCTTCTGGACGTAAACCCTGATATTGAAGTGTTTGTGCTTTACAGGGATATGCGAACTTACGGGTTCTGGGAAGATTATTATAAAATAGCCCGGGATAAAGGTGTGAAGTTCATTCGTTTTGACCTTGAGCACCGTCCGGTTGTTCGGGAAGAAGCGGGTAAGACCATTGTTTGTGCCCATGATTTCATCCTGGGACAGGATCTTGAGATTGAAGCCGACTGCGTGGCTTTAAGCACCGGTTTTGTTGCCGACGCGGATACCAACAACGAACTATGCAGCCTGTTCCATCTGCCCAGAAACGAAGACGGTTTCTTTCTGGAAGACCATGTGAAGCTCAAACCCGTTGATATGGCCCTTCACGGGTTCTTTTTGGCTGGTACGGCCCACTCCCCCAAAGTGATCCGTGAAAGCATCACCCAGGCCCATGCGGTTGCAGGCCGGGCCAGAACCATGCTGGCCAATAAAGAGATTACTTTAGGGGCTGCCTATGCCACGGTTGATCCGGTCATGTGTGCAGTCTGCCTGATTTGTGTTAGAGCCTGTCCTTATGATGTTCCTTTTATAAATGATGAACGGCATTCAGAAATTGATCCGGCCAAGTGCCGAGGCTGCGGAATCTGTGTAGCCGAGTGTCCGGCCAAGGCTATTCAGTTAAGGGCCTGGGAAGATGACCAGATAATGGCTAAACTTGATGGTTTATTTGAGAGGTAA
- a CDS encoding cereblon family protein produces MTVELICKKADRQAQEKGTSGLQPTIEPVILCKNCNAFVTKSEFAVHSEHGFSQTFANPAGYVFEIGCFATAPGCGEGSAPSNEFSWYPGYEWCIGICRNCAAQLGWIFLPVRQGQGSKFYGLVLDHLIFP; encoded by the coding sequence ATGACGGTAGAATTAATTTGTAAAAAAGCAGACCGGCAAGCACAGGAAAAAGGTACATCTGGGCTTCAACCTACTATAGAACCGGTCATTTTGTGCAAAAATTGCAACGCATTTGTGACAAAATCGGAATTTGCCGTACATAGCGAGCATGGGTTTTCCCAGACCTTTGCTAATCCGGCCGGATATGTATTTGAGATCGGTTGTTTTGCCACAGCGCCGGGGTGTGGTGAAGGATCAGCGCCGTCTAACGAGTTTTCATGGTATCCCGGGTATGAATGGTGCATTGGCATATGCCGCAATTGTGCCGCCCAGCTTGGATGGATTTTTCTGCCTGTCCGACAAGGCCAGGGTTCAAAATTTTATGGGTTGGTTTTGGACCATCTTATTTTTCCATAA
- a CDS encoding EI24 domain-containing protein has translation MGLIAGIQYNIKGVILALRTPSLLILGLIRFIVVLLLALVLSGMVLYWHNDIFSMIWQTPESRWLIWLWHIVSWLLTFILMAFSMLAAYLISQIFFCIFIMDYMSRITERMVLGQETSGADTSIFGLFFYLILQEIPRAVVPVLISVALMIIGLFTPLSLAIIAISSVVAGIFLAWDNTDLVPARRMVPFKERFKFLRKNLFFHIGFGLLFLVPWINILFLSFAPVGATLYYIDKDKKTHDGRINL, from the coding sequence ATGGGATTGATTGCAGGTATTCAATACAATATTAAGGGTGTTATCCTGGCGTTAAGAACACCGTCACTTTTAATTCTCGGGCTGATAAGATTTATAGTGGTCTTACTGTTGGCCCTTGTTTTGTCCGGCATGGTGCTTTACTGGCACAATGACATTTTTTCCATGATATGGCAGACGCCCGAATCCCGGTGGTTGATCTGGCTGTGGCACATTGTCTCTTGGCTTCTGACATTTATTTTGATGGCATTTTCCATGCTGGCCGCTTATCTGATTTCCCAGATTTTTTTCTGTATTTTTATTATGGATTACATGTCTCGGATAACAGAACGAATGGTGCTTGGGCAAGAAACCTCGGGTGCCGATACATCCATATTCGGGCTGTTTTTTTATCTGATTCTCCAGGAAATTCCCAGGGCGGTGGTGCCTGTACTGATATCGGTTGCCCTGATGATTATAGGGCTGTTTACGCCTTTAAGCCTTGCCATTATAGCCATCTCATCGGTGGTGGCAGGGATTTTTCTGGCTTGGGACAATACGGATCTTGTCCCTGCCAGGCGCATGGTGCCGTTTAAAGAGCGGTTTAAATTCTTAAGGAAGAATTTATTCTTCCACATCGGCTTCGGCCTGTTGTTTCTTGTGCCCTGGATCAATATCCTTTTTCTTTCATTTGCCCCGGTGGGCGCTACCTTATATTATATAGATAAAGACAAAAAGACGCATGACGGTAGAATTAATTTGTAA
- a CDS encoding aminotransferase class IV yields MKTVYVDGKFVPWDKAVIPVDDLAVLRGYAVCDVIRTIGGSPHCLDAHIDRLWSSVAQIGLTPIWTKEEVKKIVLKVLEKNPHMDEANIRILVTGGSSPDFFSPADNPRLIVLATDIPSLPSHWYTKGVKVITFVQQRSLPDAKATNYIPAVLALKKAKAQGAVEALYMTRDKIVLEGTTSNLFALIEGTLVTPGKEVLKGITRKTVIALGKKLFPVSEQDLPLDTLLSASELFITGTNKGIVPVVQVDDHIIGTGMPGHGTKALMSAMADQRSKARH; encoded by the coding sequence TTGAAAACAGTTTATGTGGATGGAAAATTTGTGCCTTGGGATAAAGCGGTGATTCCTGTGGATGATCTAGCCGTACTCAGGGGCTATGCAGTTTGCGATGTTATCAGAACCATTGGGGGCAGTCCCCACTGCCTTGATGCGCATATTGACCGGCTTTGGTCCTCGGTCGCCCAAATAGGGCTTACACCGATATGGACCAAAGAAGAGGTCAAGAAAATTGTTCTTAAAGTACTTGAAAAAAATCCCCATATGGACGAGGCCAATATCCGCATTCTTGTGACGGGAGGGTCCAGCCCTGATTTTTTCAGTCCGGCGGATAATCCCAGACTGATTGTTCTGGCAACTGACATTCCAAGCCTGCCATCTCATTGGTACACAAAAGGTGTAAAGGTGATCACCTTTGTCCAGCAGCGCTCCCTCCCCGATGCCAAGGCCACCAATTACATTCCTGCTGTTCTGGCTTTGAAAAAAGCAAAGGCGCAAGGTGCTGTGGAGGCTTTATATATGACCCGGGACAAAATAGTTCTCGAAGGCACCACCAGTAATCTGTTTGCCCTAATTGAAGGCACCTTGGTCACACCGGGAAAGGAGGTGCTCAAGGGCATTACCCGCAAAACCGTCATAGCCCTTGGGAAAAAACTGTTTCCCGTATCTGAACAAGACCTTCCCCTGGACACCCTGCTGTCTGCCTCTGAACTGTTCATCACCGGAACTAACAAAGGCATCGTGCCTGTGGTTCAAGTGGATGATCACATTATCGGCACGGGCATGCCCGGCCACGGCACCAAAGCCTTGATGTCGGCAATGGCAGATCAGCGGAGTAAAGCGCGTCATTAA
- the betB gene encoding betaine-aldehyde dehydrogenase yields MSDRLYKNYVNGKFMDNKTGERFPVINPATGEEIYQVEVADEYVLNAAVESAKKGFQIWSAMDAVQRSRILMQAVSILQKKNDELARIEVLDTGKPLQEAAEVDVVTGAEVIEFFAGIAPGIEGCQQDLGRDFYYTRREPLGVCAGIGAWNYPIQIACWKSGPALACGNSMIFKPSEETPRGALELARVYTEAGVPDGVFNVVQGAAGVGQWLTGHPGIEKVSFTGEVGTGKKVMASAATTLKDVTMELGGKSPLIVFEDADIDDAVSAAMLGNFYTQGEICTNCTRVFVHEKIKPLFLEKLLSRIQANIKMGDPMDLSTNFGALISKDHRNKVLAYIESARQQGATQLCGDTLPDLPGPIRNGYFVPPVVFSDCTDDMTIVKEEIFGPVMAVLEFNNEETVIQRANTTHLGLAAGVFTKDIQRAHRVIHQLAAGICWINAYGNSPAQMPVGGYKNSGIGRENGTETIRHYTQVKSVYMGMGPIESPF; encoded by the coding sequence ATGTCAGATCGTTTATATAAAAATTACGTCAACGGTAAGTTCATGGATAACAAAACCGGCGAACGGTTTCCTGTGATCAACCCTGCAACAGGAGAAGAAATCTATCAGGTGGAAGTGGCAGACGAATATGTGCTGAATGCCGCTGTGGAAAGTGCAAAAAAAGGATTTCAAATCTGGTCGGCCATGGATGCTGTACAGCGCAGCCGGATTCTCATGCAAGCCGTGTCCATTCTGCAGAAAAAAAATGATGAACTGGCTCGTATTGAAGTTTTGGACACTGGGAAACCCCTGCAGGAAGCTGCCGAAGTGGATGTAGTCACCGGGGCGGAGGTCATTGAATTTTTTGCAGGCATCGCACCGGGCATTGAGGGCTGCCAGCAGGACCTTGGCCGGGATTTTTACTATACCCGCAGAGAGCCTTTAGGGGTTTGTGCCGGCATTGGCGCCTGGAATTATCCCATCCAGATTGCCTGCTGGAAATCCGGACCAGCACTTGCTTGCGGCAACAGCATGATTTTCAAACCCTCTGAAGAGACACCCAGAGGGGCGCTGGAACTGGCCCGGGTGTACACCGAAGCCGGTGTACCGGACGGAGTATTCAACGTTGTCCAGGGAGCGGCGGGTGTGGGGCAGTGGCTCACAGGACACCCCGGCATCGAAAAGGTTTCGTTTACCGGCGAGGTGGGTACAGGAAAAAAAGTGATGGCCAGCGCGGCCACAACCCTTAAAGATGTAACCATGGAGCTTGGAGGCAAATCCCCGTTAATTGTATTTGAGGATGCAGACATAGACGATGCGGTCAGCGCGGCCATGCTAGGCAACTTCTATACCCAGGGAGAGATATGCACCAACTGCACCCGCGTATTTGTCCATGAAAAAATAAAACCGTTGTTTTTAGAAAAACTTTTGTCACGGATCCAGGCCAACATTAAAATGGGCGACCCCATGGACCTTTCAACCAACTTTGGTGCCCTGATATCCAAAGACCACCGGAACAAGGTGCTGGCCTATATTGAATCCGCAAGGCAACAGGGTGCAACCCAGTTGTGCGGAGACACCCTGCCCGATCTGCCCGGACCTATCCGTAACGGTTATTTTGTACCACCCGTAGTATTTTCCGATTGTACCGATGATATGACCATTGTCAAAGAAGAGATCTTTGGTCCGGTGATGGCAGTACTTGAATTTAACAACGAAGAGACGGTGATCCAGCGGGCCAACACCACTCACCTTGGCCTGGCAGCCGGGGTGTTTACCAAAGATATTCAGCGGGCCCACCGTGTGATTCATCAGCTTGCGGCCGGCATCTGCTGGATCAATGCCTATGGCAACTCTCCGGCCCAGATGCCCGTTGGCGGATACAAGAACTCGGGCATTGGCCGGGAAAACGGCACAGAAACCATCCGTCACTACACCCAGGTCAAGTCCGTTTATATGGGCATGGGGCCCATTGAATCCCCTTTTTAA
- a CDS encoding GntR family transcriptional regulator: MSINHPNNFQPVTGTNKAEAIRLQIEAAILDNIFLPGDRLPSERELQDVFKTSRGSVREALGALKQKGLLEAKKGARGGYYIREIDINDTIDQLAIMIKQQQMPLAKLLEFQYAMDQAVLTAAVTNGEASDIDRLDALADELVLLCRIEPPDYEQISALDKNLNLLMVKMTENPFFEWMMRSVQLTFRSYEFVVYQTPSVRNAIAQNWKNVALAVRDRDFQKATRLYGHWYVLLEQCLRQQFGDGVCQHKEARPCKSDAKN; the protein is encoded by the coding sequence ATGAGTATAAATCATCCCAACAATTTCCAACCGGTCACGGGAACCAATAAAGCCGAAGCCATCCGGCTTCAGATTGAGGCGGCTATTCTGGACAATATTTTTCTGCCCGGTGACCGGCTTCCCAGTGAGCGGGAACTGCAGGATGTTTTTAAAACCAGCCGGGGATCGGTACGGGAAGCATTGGGGGCATTAAAACAAAAAGGGCTTTTAGAGGCAAAAAAAGGGGCCAGGGGCGGTTACTATATCCGGGAAATCGACATCAATGACACCATTGATCAATTGGCGATTATGATCAAACAGCAACAGATGCCCCTGGCAAAACTACTGGAATTCCAATATGCCATGGACCAGGCAGTTCTGACCGCAGCCGTGACCAATGGCGAAGCCTCTGATATCGACCGATTGGACGCACTGGCCGATGAACTGGTCTTGTTATGCCGGATAGAACCCCCTGATTATGAACAAATTTCCGCCCTTGACAAGAACCTGAATCTGCTCATGGTAAAAATGACGGAAAATCCCTTTTTTGAATGGATGATGCGATCTGTTCAGCTCACCTTCAGATCCTATGAGTTTGTCGTATACCAGACACCGTCAGTGCGTAACGCCATTGCCCAAAACTGGAAGAATGTAGCCTTGGCTGTCAGGGACCGGGATTTTCAAAAGGCAACCAGGCTGTACGGCCACTGGTATGTGTTACTGGAACAATGTCTTCGCCAACAGTTCGGCGATGGGGTATGCCAGCACAAAGAGGCACGGCCCTGTAAATCCGATGCAAAAAATTAG
- the betA gene encoding choline dehydrogenase → MTQKQYDYIIIGGGSAGCALANRLSASPDNRVLVLDAGRPDYIWDLFIHMPAGLTVPLGNKWYDWCYESDPEPFMNNRRIFHGRGKVLGGSSSINGMIYIRGNAMDYQRWSKDTGMENWDYAHCLPYFKRLEDRIANPDRYHGKQGPLNLEIGPCTNPLFQAFFKAVQEAGFPLTRDVNGFCQEGFAPFDRNIKQGKRWSSARAYYHPVKHRKNLKLIMRAMATRILFKGKRAEGVTFSRGKNRSETAYARHIICCGGAINTPQLFQLSGIADAGLLKDLNIPVVQDLPGVGQNLQDHLEVYVQYGCKEPVSMAPALKWYNKPRIGYQWLFHKKGAAASNHFEAGGFIRSNETVPYPNIQFHFLPVAIRYDGSSPSTDHGYQVHIGPMYSDARGEIKIKSKDPFQHPSMRFNYLSTEQDRKEWVEAVRIARQIMNQPAFEAFNKGELSPGPSVQTDKQILDWVAADGETALHPSCTCKMGKDKMSVVDPDTMQVHGTEGLYAVDASVMPYITNGNIYSPVMMIAEKAADLILGNTLLKPEFADYYKHGAGAVSAAKR, encoded by the coding sequence ATGACACAAAAGCAGTATGACTACATTATCATTGGGGGAGGGTCAGCCGGTTGTGCCCTGGCCAACAGACTGAGCGCGTCGCCGGACAACCGTGTACTGGTGCTGGATGCCGGACGCCCCGACTATATATGGGATCTGTTCATCCACATGCCCGCAGGACTCACCGTGCCCCTGGGCAACAAATGGTATGACTGGTGCTATGAGTCCGACCCGGAACCATTCATGAACAACCGGCGAATTTTCCACGGCCGGGGAAAAGTACTTGGGGGTTCAAGTTCCATCAACGGCATGATTTATATCCGGGGCAATGCCATGGATTACCAGCGGTGGTCAAAGGATACAGGCATGGAGAACTGGGACTATGCCCATTGCCTGCCCTATTTCAAACGACTGGAAGACAGAATTGCCAACCCGGACAGGTACCACGGCAAACAAGGACCACTGAACCTGGAGATCGGTCCGTGCACCAATCCTTTGTTCCAGGCGTTTTTCAAGGCGGTTCAAGAGGCGGGCTTTCCATTAACCCGCGACGTGAACGGATTTTGCCAGGAAGGTTTTGCCCCTTTTGACCGTAATATTAAACAAGGCAAACGCTGGAGTTCGGCCCGGGCTTACTACCATCCGGTCAAGCACCGCAAAAATTTAAAGCTGATCATGCGGGCCATGGCCACCCGTATCCTGTTCAAAGGTAAACGCGCCGAAGGCGTGACCTTTTCACGGGGAAAAAATCGAAGCGAAACCGCATATGCCCGCCATATCATTTGCTGCGGTGGGGCCATTAACACCCCCCAGCTGTTTCAACTTTCCGGCATTGCAGACGCCGGCCTGCTCAAGGATCTGAACATCCCCGTGGTTCAGGATCTGCCGGGCGTGGGCCAAAATCTCCAGGATCATCTGGAAGTGTACGTTCAGTATGGATGCAAAGAACCCGTATCAATGGCCCCTGCCCTAAAATGGTACAATAAGCCCCGGATTGGTTACCAGTGGCTTTTCCACAAAAAAGGAGCCGCGGCCTCCAACCATTTTGAAGCCGGCGGATTTATCCGCAGCAACGAAACAGTGCCCTACCCCAATATCCAGTTCCATTTCCTGCCCGTAGCCATCCGTTACGACGGCTCATCCCCCAGCACGGACCATGGATATCAGGTTCATATCGGTCCCATGTATTCTGATGCCAGAGGAGAGATCAAAATCAAGTCAAAGGATCCGTTCCAGCACCCGTCTATGCGGTTCAACTATCTGTCAACAGAACAGGACCGCAAAGAATGGGTGGAGGCCGTAAGGATCGCCCGTCAAATCATGAACCAACCGGCGTTTGAGGCCTTTAACAAAGGAGAACTGTCGCCAGGACCTTCAGTGCAGACCGATAAACAGATTCTTGACTGGGTGGCCGCCGACGGCGAAACCGCACTTCATCCCTCATGCACCTGTAAAATGGGCAAAGACAAGATGTCGGTTGTCGACCCGGATACCATGCAAGTTCACGGCACCGAAGGCCTTTATGCCGTAGATGCCTCTGTCATGCCCTATATTACCAACGGCAATATCTACTCACCGGTCATGATGATCGCTGAAAAAGCCGCAGACCTGATCCTTGGCAACACGTTGCTGAAGCCGGAATTTGCCGACTATTACAAGCACGGCGCCGGTGCGGTAAGCGCCGCGAAAAGGTAG
- a CDS encoding ABC transporter substrate-binding protein — MLRKTNRIIITVFIAAIFTWGTAFADKPPKIKIGSVGWTGVTIKTELAVAILESIGYDARNLTMSVPITYMALSKGDVDFFLGNWMPTMANIASKYFKNGSVIQYTANMPGAKYTLAVPSFCVAQGLKDFKDIVRFGDALDWKIYGIEAGNDGNQVIQSMIDKNMFGLGKFKLVASSEMAMLAEVQSFVQQNKPIVFLGWAPHSMNERIDMTYLTGSTSETFGGNNGTATVWTNTRKGFEKDMPNVATFLKNYTFPIAMINQIMTSMHTQKGLSPRDAGLIWLKEHPDTYRDWLKNVTTTDGKPAAPVFEAALERIGK, encoded by the coding sequence ATGTTACGCAAGACAAACCGAATCATAATCACCGTATTCATCGCAGCAATTTTTACCTGGGGAACAGCATTTGCCGACAAGCCGCCCAAAATAAAAATCGGGAGCGTGGGCTGGACCGGAGTGACTATTAAAACCGAGCTGGCAGTGGCCATTCTCGAGAGCATCGGATATGACGCAAGGAACCTGACCATGTCAGTACCCATCACCTACATGGCCTTATCCAAAGGGGATGTGGATTTTTTCCTGGGCAACTGGATGCCGACCATGGCCAACATTGCGAGCAAGTATTTTAAAAATGGCAGCGTGATTCAGTATACGGCCAATATGCCCGGCGCCAAATACACCCTGGCCGTTCCCTCCTTCTGCGTGGCCCAAGGGCTTAAAGACTTCAAGGATATTGTAAGATTCGGCGATGCGCTTGACTGGAAGATATATGGCATTGAAGCCGGCAACGACGGCAACCAGGTCATCCAGAGCATGATCGACAAAAATATGTTCGGCCTGGGTAAATTTAAGCTGGTCGCCTCCAGCGAAATGGCCATGCTGGCCGAAGTTCAGTCATTTGTTCAGCAAAACAAACCCATTGTCTTCCTGGGATGGGCGCCCCACAGCATGAACGAACGGATTGACATGACCTATCTAACCGGCAGCACCTCGGAAACCTTTGGCGGAAACAACGGGACCGCCACGGTCTGGACCAACACCCGCAAAGGCTTTGAGAAAGATATGCCCAATGTGGCAACTTTCCTGAAAAACTACACCTTTCCCATCGCCATGATCAACCAAATTATGACCTCTATGCACACTCAAAAAGGCCTTTCCCCCCGGGATGCGGGCCTGATCTGGCTCAAAGAACATCCCGACACCTACCGGGACTGGCTTAAAAACGTGACCACCACAGATGGTAAACCCGCGGCCCCGGTCTTCGAAGCCGCCCTTGAACGTATCGGCAAATAA